ACTTTTTTGCCTTTGACGGTCTGATAACGGGCAAAGATATCTTTTACAAACCCTGTCAGCAAATGCCCGTAGTGAGGCAACCCGTTGGCAAACGGAGGGCCGTCATAGAAAATAAACTCATTATCCTTGCCGTCTTTTTTAGCATCTCTGTTATCAACAGAGTCCTCAAAACACTTATTTTCGTTCCATAATTTAATTATGTTCTCTTCCAATTTCGGAAAATCAGGGTTGGAATTAACTTCAGGATAATATTTTTTCATAACGCCAATTTTAATATGATAAAAGAAGACGTATAATACAAAAAAATTAAGAATATGCAAGGCTATAAAGAATGTTATTCAGCCTTGTCGCCTCTTGATTTTATGCCGCTCAAACACTCAAATAACAACACCTTTATCGCAACGAAAAGCAGTATAAACGGGCTTAATAAAATACAGAATATGCTTAAAATATACCCCACGAGAACACCACATAGTTGCATACATAGAAAAATCACACAACCTAGTGTAGTTTGAAAAATTTTCTATGCAACCGAAATATTTGGAATTTTTGTATTTTTATCTTATAATAAATATTGTCATGCTGAATTTTTTCAGCATCTTCTATAAAAAACATAGACTCTGAAACAAGTTCAGAGTGACACACTCAAACAAAGCAGGCAAAGTATGTCACGTGAAAAAATGGATTTTGATGTTGTAATTGTAGGTGCAGGCCCTTCTGGGCTATCGGCTGCAATAAAGTTAAAACAAGAATCCCCTGATTCCACTATTGTTATAGTGGAAAAAGGTGCGGAAGTAGGTTCGCATATATTATCGGGAGCGGTTATTGAACCACGCTCCCTTAACGAATTGATACCTAACTGGAAAGAAAAACAAGCCCCACTGACCACCAAAGCAAAAGAAGATAACTTCTTTTTCCTTACTGAAAAAGGCAGCCTCCGACTGCCCGTTCCACCACAGGCGAATAATCATGGCAATTACATTATATCACTTGGCAATTTCTGCCGTTGGCTGGCACAGCAGGCGATGGATATGGGAGTTGAAATTTATCCCGGTTTTGCTGCATCTGAAATACTATACGAAAATGATAAAGTAGTAGGCATAGCAACAGGAGATATGGGAGTTTCAAAATCGGGAGAAAAGAAAGACTCTTATCAACAAGGAGTGGAGCTGAGAGGAAAATATACATTATTTGCAGAAGGTTGCCGAGGCTCTTTAACGCAAGACCTTTTTGATAAATTCAAACTTCGTGAAAATTGTGACCCGCAAACATACGGAATGGGCATTAAAGAATTATGGGAAGTACCGACAGAAGTCCATAAACAAGGATTAATAACCCACACCATAGGGTGGCCGCTTGATAAAAACACTTATGGCGGCTCATTCATGTATCACCTTGAAGATAATCAGGTGGCTATCGGTTTTGTGGTCGGGCTTGACTACCAAAACCCTTACCTTAGTCCTTATGAAGAATTTCAGCGTTTTAAAACCCACCCGAAGATACGCCCTATATTAGAAAACGGCAAACGTATCTCATATGGTGCAAGGGCATTAAACGAGGGGGGATTACAATCTATTCCTGATTTGGTATTCGCAGGAGGAGCTATCATAGGCTGTGGGGCAGGCTTTATGAATGTTCCTAAAATAAAGGGTACTCACACGGCAATGAAATCGGGAATGCTGGCGGCTGAAGCTGTCGCAAAAGCCTTAAAAGGAGAAGCTGACGACCTTTCATCATACGCAGATAGCCTGAAAAAATCATGGGTATATTCAGAACTGAAAAAAGTACGCAATATACGCCCTGCATTCAAATGGGGCTTATGGAAAGGGTTGGCACATTCGGCACTTAGCACGGCGTTAGTAGGTCTTGAGCCATGGACATTAAAGAATCATGCCGACCATGACTCCTTAAAAAAGGCTTCAGACTGCAAGAAAATTGAATATCCGAAACCTGACGGTAAAGTTACGTTTGACCGCCTGACATCCGTTCAGCTATCTAACACCAACCACACAGAAGACCAGCCTGTGCATTTAACTTTGAAAGATAAAGATGTTCCGACTAATTTAAACTTACCTGAATATGACGGTCCGGAACAAAGATACTGCCCTGCCGGAGTGTATGAGTATATTCAAGATGGTGTGGGCAAAAAACTACAGATAAATGCACAAAATTGTGTGCATTGTAAAACATGCGATATTAAAGACCCGACTCAAAACATAAAATGGATCTGCCCGGAGGGAAGCGGAGGCCCACGATATCCGAATATGTAAGCTGAATTAAACAGCGTCCCACATTAACGGCTTACCGGACTTATCTTCTGCCATTTTGCCGTCATCAAACTGTACGGCGATATATTTTCCGTGTCCGACATGCGTACCGACGTAAAGAACCGGCTTAACAGGCTTTCCGTTGTAAGTTTTAACTTCAGCTTTCACACGCTTTGCAGGGTTATTCTTAGACATAACAATTACCACCAATTAAAAAATTTGAGTAGTAGCTTTTAAAGCTTTTAACATACTTTGTCAAGTATATTAAAAAAATCACATATCAATTTTCTTTTTACCAAGAAGTAGTAGTGCAAAGTTACGCCCTGACCTTAATACGGGATATAGTACTTTAGAAATCCTTCTTGATTTGAACACGAATCTGTTAAACCTGTTAAACCAGTTAGCACTAGTAGACATCAAAGCCAGCTTGTGAATACATTCGTCACCATGATAAACATCGTCATCAATTATAAGAGCCATGCCCTCATCTAGCGTATATCCCTTTTCATGGATTTTTTTTATTATATCCGAATCATTACTTAAGGTACGGGCATCAATAATTTTTACCACCCCGCCCGTTTCTTTCAAGCGGAGTAATCTTACATAGCGTGAACAAAACGGGCATTCTCCGTCATAAACTATATACATCAGCGTACCTTAATAATCTGCTCATCTTGCTTTACAATCTTGTCCTTTATCTTGCCTTCTACCATATCCGTACACGCCGAACGTGTTATAACCTTCAGATACTCTATATCATTAGGGTCGATATTATGGAATTCCTCATACAATAAAGGATTGCTCTGATGGTGATGCAACCTCATATAATATGAATATTTACCGTACATCTTCATATCTTCAAGAACATCTTGATGTATAGCTTTTACGAATTTTTCAACATTATCAAGCCTTATTTTCTCATCTTCAGGTGTTTCCAACTTACTTTCATCGACAGGAGGCACTTTACACTCGCCGTTTAACCTGCGTTCATCGGCACTATATGAAAGACCGGCTACATTAGGAGAAAAATGACCCGAACGCACTCCCTTATCAAGCTTTCCGTGCGAGAATGAATATGCATGTGCCCCCGCATAAGCTATAGGAACATCTATCCACTTGTCCGATCCTACGGTTTTAGCCTGTAACATCACAAAACGTGTATCCCTTACATCATACCAGCCCAGAAAAGCCGTGTGAAAAAGACTCATGCCTCCCAGCAATATAGTCACAACGGCCGCAATTTTTGACACATCATAAATTTCAGAATCCCTCACCTTATGAGTAGCAACAAGTATTGAAATATTCATCCATATCCAAGGCCAGAACAATATACCTCCGATAACATAAACACCGATATGGAATATATCAAAAATAACTGCCGATATCCTAAGCCATGATATTTTCAATATAAATAATATGCTCAAAAGCTGTACAGCCAAAGTGACGGCATTAAACAAAACATGTCCGCTGCTTAAGGAGTCATATACAAATTGTGCAAGCTGCGGGGGAGTGCCAAGCGGAGCTACACCTTTATAAACGGCAACTATATATAGCTGTGATATATCATTTTCCAGTAGCCACTCAAACGGTCTGCCGTCCAATCTCATCTTAGCTATACCCGACCAGAAATAATTCGCAATATGCACGCCTATAGCAACATAGGCGATAGACTGATATGCTATATTTATTTGTTCGGACGTATATTTATTTTTCCTTTTAAAATATTCCAGCAAAACAATGCAAAAAGCAAACAGAAAACCGGCATCAGACAGGTAATAAATGTCATGGAATGCCATTGTAACCCCTGAAATAGCCTCCACCATCTCACGGGCAGCTATAATATGTAAGGCAGGAAGCATAAAAAAGACGGGTCGGCGTATCGCTATTAATGCAAATATGATTGACGGAAAATCCCCGTAACGCAATATATCGGCAAGCATATCTGTTTCTTTTTGGGCTGAAACATATGTTGTCGGCTCAACCACAAGATAAAATGCCAGCCCTATAGCCACCATTTTACCGAGCCTTCGCAATATCGTACAGGTAATGTCGGTATCTTTTATCTTTGCACCCAACAGTACAAACACAAAGCCTGTCAACATCAGTAAAATGTATGAGTTTAAGCCTTCATAATAAAAAAAAGCCAAAAAGAACGAGGCTTTATAAACAAAAAACGCAAGCAATGCTACTGCTATAAAACCGAAATTATATATTAAATCCCCAATGCTTTTTTTATCTTTTACCATACTTAACACTTAATAAACAATCATAAAAATTATTTAATTTCAGGCAATTCCTTCGGCATGAACTTACCTAAACCGCCTCTCATCAGGGTCTTTTTGTCCATTTTACTGACTTTTTTCATCATTACAGCCATTTGCTTATGCTGTTTTAGAAGTCTGTTAACTTCCTGTACGGTCAGCCCGCAGCCTGCTGCTATGCGTTTTTTACGAGAAGCGTTTATTACCTTCGGGTATCGCCTTTCCTGCTTAGTCATTGATGAGATAATAGCTTCCTGACGGATTATCATCTTATCATCAACACCCGCCTCATCTATTTCTTTCTTCATTTTGCCAAGCCCCGGCAGCATACCCATAAGCCCGCCTACGCCTCCCATTTTACGCATCATCTTAAATTGTTTGGCAAGGTCGTTAAGGTCAAACTGACCTTTTTTAAGTTTCTTCTCTAACTTCTTGGCTTCCTGCGTATCAATATTTTCAGCGGCTTTTTCCACTAATGAAACAACGTCACCCATACCAAGTATCAAAGATGCTATCCTATTAGGGTGGAACGGTTCAAACTCGGACACTTTTTCACCAACACCCATGAATTTTATAGGGCAGCCGGTAACGCCACGCATTGAAAGTGCTGCCCCTCCTCGTCCATCACCGTCAATACGAGTAAGGATTATACCTGTTACACCTATTTTTTCATTAAACTTGCTTGCGATATTTACTGCGTCCTGACCCGTCAGGGAATCTGCTACGAGCAATATTTCGGTAGGATTCGACACTTTCCTAACGTCCTGCAACTCCGTCATTAGCTGCTCATCGATGTGTAAACGTCCTGCCGTATCGAGGATAACTATATCATATCCCTCGGTTTTCCCCTTTTGTATGGCTCGCTTAGTGATTTCAACGGGTTTTTGACCCGCAATTATCTCTACCGTATCTACCGATATCTGCTTGCCCAGCACCTCCAACTGCTCTTGTGCAGCAGGACGATATACGTCCAGCGATGCCATAAGCACTTTTTTATTTCTTTTTAAATTCAAGAAGTTAGCCAACTTACCCGAAGACGTAGTCTTACCCGACCCTTGCAACCCCACCATCATAATAACTACCGGAGGGCTTGCGTTCAGGTTTATTTCAGACTCATCGGAGCCAAGCATGGCTTCAAGTTCATCTTGAACAATCTTTATCACCATTTGCCCCGGTGATACGCTTTTTATCACCTGCCGACCTATTGCCTTTTCTTTTACTTTAGCTATAAAATCCTTTGCTATAGCTAATGAAACATCGGCTTCAAGCAGTGCTATCCTGACTTCACGCATAGCAGCCGAAACGTCGGCTTCCGACAGGACACCTTTACTTTTTAGCTTGGAAAATACTTTACTAAGGTTATCGCTTAAACTTTCAAACATATTGTAGTATAATAATAATTAGGTTAAGAATTCTTTATTGTTTACAAAGCAAATGATTGACAAAGTACAATAATAAATGACAGATACTATAAAGTAAATTAAACAAAAAACCATAGGTATTTTATGAATGACTTTAATAAACAAAAAGGCTTTTCACTTGTTGAGTTAGGAATGTCCCTCTCAATAATAGCTATGGTTATCGCTGCTGTTGTTGCCGGTGCTAATCTAAAAGAGAAATTCGAATTGAATCAGGCAATGGAAGACATAGGTAACATTAACTCGGCAGTTACAGAATTCAAGGACATATATAACGGCTATCCGGGTGACATGTTTGATGCCGAGGACAAGCTAGGCTCTACAGAAACAAACTCCGGCAACGGTAACAACGCAATTGAGGCAAGTGCCACAGGTACGATAGACGGAACGGCAGGAGCAGTTAACGAACAGACTTTATTCTGGCAACATCTGGCTATATCAGGTCTTATAGAGGGAAGCTATGACGGTGCTACGGAATTTATGAAAGCCCCTATATCAAAAGGCATATACACAGTTAGCAAAACCTCAACCGGAGGTCTGTTGATATTGTTAGAAAGAGCCAG
This genomic interval from Pseudomonadota bacterium contains the following:
- a CDS encoding electron transfer flavoprotein-ubiquinone oxidoreductase is translated as MSREKMDFDVVIVGAGPSGLSAAIKLKQESPDSTIVIVEKGAEVGSHILSGAVIEPRSLNELIPNWKEKQAPLTTKAKEDNFFFLTEKGSLRLPVPPQANNHGNYIISLGNFCRWLAQQAMDMGVEIYPGFAASEILYENDKVVGIATGDMGVSKSGEKKDSYQQGVELRGKYTLFAEGCRGSLTQDLFDKFKLRENCDPQTYGMGIKELWEVPTEVHKQGLITHTIGWPLDKNTYGGSFMYHLEDNQVAIGFVVGLDYQNPYLSPYEEFQRFKTHPKIRPILENGKRISYGARALNEGGLQSIPDLVFAGGAIIGCGAGFMNVPKIKGTHTAMKSGMLAAEAVAKALKGEADDLSSYADSLKKSWVYSELKKVRNIRPAFKWGLWKGLAHSALSTALVGLEPWTLKNHADHDSLKKASDCKKIEYPKPDGKVTFDRLTSVQLSNTNHTEDQPVHLTLKDKDVPTNLNLPEYDGPEQRYCPAGVYEYIQDGVGKKLQINAQNCVHCKTCDIKDPTQNIKWICPEGSGGPRYPNM
- a CDS encoding DCC1-like thiol-disulfide oxidoreductase family protein; translated protein: MYIVYDGECPFCSRYVRLLRLKETGGVVKIIDARTLSNDSDIIKKIHEKGYTLDEGMALIIDDDVYHGDECIHKLALMSTSANWFNRFNRFVFKSRRISKVLYPVLRSGRNFALLLLGKKKIDM
- the ffh gene encoding signal recognition particle protein; its protein translation is MFESLSDNLSKVFSKLKSKGVLSEADVSAAMREVRIALLEADVSLAIAKDFIAKVKEKAIGRQVIKSVSPGQMVIKIVQDELEAMLGSDESEINLNASPPVVIMMVGLQGSGKTTSSGKLANFLNLKRNKKVLMASLDVYRPAAQEQLEVLGKQISVDTVEIIAGQKPVEITKRAIQKGKTEGYDIVILDTAGRLHIDEQLMTELQDVRKVSNPTEILLVADSLTGQDAVNIASKFNEKIGVTGIILTRIDGDGRGGAALSMRGVTGCPIKFMGVGEKVSEFEPFHPNRIASLILGMGDVVSLVEKAAENIDTQEAKKLEKKLKKGQFDLNDLAKQFKMMRKMGGVGGLMGMLPGLGKMKKEIDEAGVDDKMIIRQEAIISSMTKQERRYPKVINASRKKRIAAGCGLTVQEVNRLLKQHKQMAVMMKKVSKMDKKTLMRGGLGKFMPKELPEIK
- a CDS encoding type II secretion system protein is translated as MNDFNKQKGFSLVELGMSLSIIAMVIAAVVAGANLKEKFELNQAMEDIGNINSAVTEFKDIYNGYPGDMFDAEDKLGSTETNSGNGNNAIEASATGTIDGTAGAVNEQTLFWQHLAISGLIEGSYDGATEFMKAPISKGIYTVSKTSTGGLLILLERARTIVTGLPRGILTTKQSWEIDTKFDDGIPTTGVIQAQDGDGETAQDCVNTTTTPASYKLSNTGEAPCVLIFLVE